One stretch of Oceanimonas pelagia DNA includes these proteins:
- a CDS encoding TRAP transporter small permease, whose product MSRLVEAVVGTLILTNLLVLLYGVAARYLLGRSPIWMDELSRFLIIACALLMAGVVLIRNEHMRIGLLEQRLPLPLARLLKLYQWLLILVISAGFCWYSWHYAFSVSRFTTMGLGISRTWPVLSLPLGFGLLFVFNLLRGPFGCKEARS is encoded by the coding sequence ATGAGCCGGCTGGTTGAGGCGGTGGTCGGTACCCTGATCCTGACCAACCTGCTGGTGCTGCTGTACGGCGTGGCCGCCCGTTACCTGTTGGGCCGTTCGCCCATCTGGATGGACGAACTGTCACGTTTTCTGATCATTGCCTGTGCCCTGCTGATGGCCGGCGTGGTGCTGATACGCAACGAACACATGCGCATTGGCCTGCTCGAGCAACGGCTGCCATTGCCCCTGGCCCGACTCCTCAAGCTGTACCAGTGGTTGCTGATCCTGGTTATCAGCGCCGGATTCTGCTGGTACTCCTGGCATTATGCCTTTTCGGTCAGCCGCTTCACCACCATGGGGCTCGGCATCAGCCGCACCTGGCCGGTGCTCAGCCTGCCGCTGGGCTTTGGCCTGCTGTTTGTCTTCAACCTGTTGCGCGGCCCCTTTGGCTGCAAGGAAGCCCGCTCATGA
- a CDS encoding TRAP transporter substrate-binding protein, translating into MNTSFALSPLRKALITLLGAGSLMAAGLAQAATTIDLSYNGAPDAEKNAVHLFASNLKRLVEEKTGGELELTLYPNSMLGEEVQRMEQVMAAPGLNIASFAGISPLFPEIYASSIPFLFRDFDHARRFFDEGEYWKAAQQEFTERTGTHLLAVVEEGGFLAFTNNKRPIKSPEDFKGLRFRAMDKSQVALYEAFGASGTPIPWTEVYMALKTGVADGQMNPPMYIILGSLQEVQKHLTLANIQYSDQFLVANGELLESLTDEQRQALKDAVAEANRLNRESVEAKVEERVQFLADKGMQVYRPTAEELAQFQEKAKPSYINWLKEQNIEQKWVDLALEDAGKL; encoded by the coding sequence ATGAACACGTCATTTGCCCTTTCTCCCCTGCGCAAGGCCCTGATTACCCTGCTGGGCGCCGGCAGCCTGATGGCGGCCGGCCTGGCCCAGGCCGCCACCACCATCGATCTGTCCTATAACGGTGCGCCGGATGCAGAGAAAAACGCGGTTCACCTGTTTGCCAGCAACCTGAAACGACTGGTGGAAGAAAAAACCGGTGGCGAGCTGGAGCTGACCCTCTACCCCAACAGCATGCTGGGCGAGGAAGTGCAGCGCATGGAGCAGGTGATGGCCGCCCCCGGCCTGAACATTGCGTCGTTTGCCGGTATTTCGCCCCTGTTCCCGGAAATTTATGCCAGCTCCATTCCCTTCCTGTTCCGCGACTTCGATCACGCCCGCCGCTTCTTTGATGAAGGGGAATACTGGAAGGCCGCCCAGCAGGAATTTACCGAGCGCACCGGTACCCACCTGCTGGCGGTGGTGGAAGAGGGCGGTTTCCTGGCCTTTACCAACAACAAGCGCCCGATCAAGTCGCCGGAAGACTTCAAGGGACTGCGCTTTCGCGCCATGGACAAGAGCCAGGTAGCTCTGTATGAAGCCTTTGGTGCCTCGGGCACGCCCATTCCCTGGACCGAAGTCTACATGGCGCTGAAAACCGGGGTGGCCGACGGCCAGATGAACCCGCCCATGTACATCATTCTGGGCAGCCTGCAGGAGGTACAAAAACACCTGACCCTGGCCAACATTCAGTATTCCGACCAGTTCCTGGTGGCCAACGGCGAACTGCTTGAGTCGCTGACCGACGAGCAGCGTCAGGCGCTGAAAGACGCCGTGGCCGAAGCCAACCGGCTCAACCGCGAGTCGGTGGAAGCCAAGGTGGAAGAGCGCGTTCAGTTCCTGGCCGACAAGGGCATGCAAGTGTACCGCCCCACCGCCGAGGAGCTGGCGCAGTTCCAGGAAAAGGCCAAGCCTTCCTACATCAACTGGCTCAAAGAGCAGAACATCGAGCAGAAGTGGGTGGATCTTGCCCTGGAAGACGCCGGCAAGCTCTGA
- a CDS encoding LysR family transcriptional regulator: MWKLNPRALRYLNEVSRQGSLRKAAARLNVDVSAISRQLHQLEEEIGLPVGYRNGQGFVPTEVGEELISLYRQQKASEEATLSRIEALQDLRRGQVTLAVGEGFIADLISAPLQNFMQRYPDIAISVEMAGANEAARLVKEDEVDLALVYAPQPDPELHCHVTRNRPLDLITPPGHPLARKARPDIHDVLNYPLALIDQQFGMGQLPRLVEQLEHIRFHPQLQTNSVSVLKNFVLSGMGLTFMPRLTVHEEVMAGKIICLPAPHPILARAEAQIVSHKGRELTVAGERLLRHLSEGMLFFSQSR; this comes from the coding sequence ATGTGGAAACTCAATCCGCGGGCTCTGCGCTACCTCAATGAAGTGTCCCGCCAGGGCTCGCTGCGCAAGGCCGCGGCCAGGCTGAATGTGGATGTCTCGGCCATCAGCCGGCAACTGCATCAGCTGGAAGAAGAGATCGGCCTGCCGGTGGGCTATCGCAACGGCCAGGGCTTTGTGCCGACCGAGGTGGGCGAGGAGCTGATCTCCCTCTATCGTCAGCAAAAGGCAAGCGAAGAGGCCACCCTGTCCCGTATCGAGGCGCTGCAGGATCTGCGCCGCGGTCAGGTAACCCTGGCGGTGGGCGAAGGCTTTATCGCCGATCTGATCTCGGCGCCGCTGCAGAACTTTATGCAGCGCTACCCGGACATTGCCATTTCCGTGGAAATGGCCGGCGCCAACGAGGCTGCTCGCCTGGTCAAGGAGGACGAGGTCGATCTGGCGCTGGTGTATGCGCCCCAGCCGGACCCGGAACTGCATTGCCACGTCACCCGCAACCGGCCGCTCGACTTGATCACACCGCCGGGGCACCCGCTCGCCCGCAAGGCCCGCCCCGATATTCACGATGTGCTGAACTACCCGCTGGCGCTGATCGATCAGCAGTTCGGCATGGGCCAGCTGCCCCGGCTGGTTGAACAGCTCGAGCACATTCGCTTCCACCCCCAGTTGCAGACCAACTCGGTGTCGGTGCTCAAGAATTTTGTGCTGTCCGGCATGGGGCTGACCTTTATGCCCAGGCTGACCGTGCACGAGGAAGTCATGGCGGGAAAAATCATCTGTCTGCCCGCGCCCCATCCGATCCTGGCCAGGGCCGAGGCGCAGATCGTCAGCCACAAGGGTCGCGAGCTGACCGTGGCCGGCGAGCGCCTGCTGCGCCACCTCAGTGAAGGCATGCTGTTTTTCAGTCAGAGCCGGTAA
- a CDS encoding DMT family transporter, with product MDHHQKGLLLTALGVLIISPDVLLLRLISVPPDQLVLWRALLNMLGFWLIVAARHRAAWPAAFRVCGLAGVGCALLFTVGTFGFVLGNHFTRAGNVLVILASTPLIAALLSRLFLHERLPLRTWLAIGVCLCGIGLIVLDDAGEGSLLGNLLALMSAVGLAGNLTLARSKPGIDMSPMLALSGLFTAALTLAWSGHIMLPGPVDLGWLVLLCLVLIPAGFTLIQRGPLYLPSAEVSLLMLLETVLGTLLVWLFLSERPSNQGLLGGAIVLLAMITKSVLDRRPFAAAPVRA from the coding sequence ATGGACCATCATCAAAAAGGACTGTTGCTGACCGCCCTGGGCGTGTTGATTATCTCTCCCGATGTGCTGCTGCTCCGGCTTATCAGTGTGCCGCCGGATCAACTGGTGCTGTGGCGCGCCCTGCTCAACATGCTGGGCTTCTGGCTGATCGTGGCGGCCCGCCATCGTGCGGCCTGGCCTGCCGCCTTTCGCGTGTGCGGCCTGGCCGGGGTGGGCTGTGCCCTGCTGTTTACCGTGGGCACCTTTGGCTTTGTGCTCGGCAACCACTTCACCAGGGCCGGCAACGTGCTGGTGATCCTGGCCTCCACGCCACTGATCGCCGCCCTGCTGAGCCGCCTTTTTCTGCATGAACGGCTGCCCCTGCGCACCTGGCTGGCCATTGGCGTGTGCCTGTGCGGCATCGGCCTCATCGTGCTCGACGACGCCGGCGAAGGCTCCCTGCTCGGCAACCTGCTGGCGCTGATGTCGGCGGTCGGCCTGGCCGGTAACCTGACCCTGGCGCGCAGCAAACCCGGCATCGACATGAGCCCCATGCTGGCCCTGAGCGGCCTGTTCACCGCCGCCCTCACCCTGGCCTGGAGCGGCCACATCATGCTGCCCGGCCCGGTGGATCTGGGCTGGCTGGTACTGCTGTGCCTGGTGCTGATCCCGGCGGGCTTTACCCTTATTCAGCGCGGCCCGCTCTACCTGCCCTCGGCAGAAGTGAGCCTGCTGATGCTGCTGGAAACCGTGCTTGGCACCCTGCTGGTATGGCTGTTTTTAAGCGAGCGTCCCAGCAACCAGGGACTGCTGGGCGGCGCCATCGTGCTGCTGGCGATGATCACCAAAAGCGTGCTGGACCGGCGGCCGTTCGCCGCCGCTCCTGTGCGGGCCTGA
- a CDS encoding substrate-binding domain-containing protein, translating into MATIKDVARLARVSTSTVSHVLNKTRFVSPEITGRVQQAIDTLNYTPSALARGLKVNQTRTLGMLVSSSSNPFFAEVVQGVEQRCYELGYSLVLCNTQGDRERLGASLDMLQQKRVDGVIVMCTQAKLNDGAFHRHASLPLVLADWGPVDLDADLIKDSGQQGGRLATGHLLGLGHRRIGCITGPAGQRASEERLAGFRAAMAAAGLTVRQEWIVDGGFELAGGKAAMERLLALPGRPTAVFACNDMMAAGALRALADAGLAVPGDISVVGYDNIELARYLVPALTSIEQPKAKLGALAVDTLLARIQDPASPRRLLPLEPSLVIRESSAALAI; encoded by the coding sequence ATGGCCACCATCAAGGACGTGGCCAGGCTGGCCCGGGTATCCACCTCCACCGTCAGCCATGTGCTCAACAAGACAAGGTTCGTCAGCCCGGAAATCACCGGGCGGGTACAGCAGGCCATTGACACCCTGAACTACACCCCTTCGGCGCTGGCCCGCGGCCTCAAGGTCAACCAGACCCGCACCCTCGGCATGCTGGTCAGCTCCAGCAGCAACCCGTTTTTTGCCGAAGTGGTGCAGGGGGTGGAGCAGCGCTGCTATGAGCTGGGCTACAGCCTGGTGCTGTGCAACACCCAGGGCGACCGGGAACGGCTGGGGGCCAGCCTCGACATGCTGCAGCAAAAGCGGGTGGACGGCGTGATCGTCATGTGCACCCAGGCCAAGCTCAACGACGGCGCCTTTCACCGCCACGCCAGCCTGCCTCTGGTGCTGGCCGACTGGGGCCCGGTGGATCTCGATGCCGATCTGATCAAGGACTCGGGCCAGCAGGGGGGCCGGCTGGCCACCGGGCACCTGCTCGGGCTCGGTCATCGCCGCATCGGCTGCATTACCGGCCCCGCCGGCCAGCGCGCCAGCGAAGAGCGGCTGGCCGGCTTCCGGGCGGCCATGGCCGCCGCCGGGCTGACGGTACGGCAGGAATGGATAGTGGACGGTGGCTTTGAGCTGGCCGGCGGCAAGGCCGCCATGGAGCGTCTGCTGGCCCTGCCCGGGCGGCCCACGGCGGTGTTTGCCTGCAACGACATGATGGCCGCCGGTGCCCTGCGGGCCCTGGCCGACGCCGGCCTCGCGGTGCCCGGCGATATCTCGGTGGTGGGCTATGACAACATCGAGCTGGCCCGCTATCTGGTGCCGGCCCTCACCAGCATAGAGCAGCCCAAAGCGAAACTGGGCGCGCTGGCGGTAGACACCCTGCTGGCCCGCATACAGGATCCGGCGTCGCCCCGGCGCCTGCTGCCGCTGGAACCCTCACTGGTGATACGGGAAAGCAGCGCGGCACTGGCCATTTAG
- the rbsK gene encoding ribokinase: MTLTVTGSINIDHVIHLPQFPRPGETLTGSDYRIVPGGKGANQAVAAARAGADTRLVACVGDDAMAKDLLAGFAADGINTGAIDTVPGVNTGVALIQVNDAGENTIALAAGANAALTPARLENHASALFCDRLLLQLEIPLETNLAAAKTAKAQGAQVVLNPAPAQPLPAELLALVDLITPNETEAERLTGVAVQDEAGAAAAAQALHRQGIDTVIITLGARGVWLSEQGRGRRIPGFAVKAVDTTAAGDTFNGALLAALQQGLALEPAVRFAQAAAAISVTRPGAQTSVPYRDEIEALLEQG, from the coding sequence ATGACCTTAACCGTAACCGGCAGCATCAATATCGATCACGTGATCCACCTGCCCCAGTTTCCCCGCCCCGGCGAAACCCTCACCGGCAGCGACTACCGCATCGTACCCGGCGGCAAGGGCGCCAACCAGGCGGTGGCCGCCGCCCGCGCCGGCGCCGACACCCGGCTGGTGGCCTGTGTGGGCGACGATGCCATGGCCAAAGACCTGCTGGCGGGTTTTGCCGCCGATGGCATTAACACCGGCGCCATCGACACCGTCCCCGGGGTCAACACCGGGGTGGCGCTGATCCAGGTGAACGACGCCGGCGAAAACACCATCGCCCTGGCCGCCGGCGCCAACGCCGCCCTGACGCCGGCGCGGCTGGAAAACCATGCCAGCGCCCTGTTTTGCGATCGCTTGTTGCTGCAACTGGAAATACCGCTGGAAACCAACCTGGCCGCCGCCAAAACCGCCAAGGCCCAGGGCGCACAAGTGGTGCTCAACCCCGCCCCCGCCCAACCGCTGCCCGCCGAGCTGCTGGCGCTGGTGGATCTGATCACCCCCAACGAGACCGAAGCCGAACGCCTCACCGGGGTGGCGGTGCAGGACGAGGCCGGCGCCGCCGCCGCCGCCCAGGCGCTGCACCGGCAAGGCATTGACACCGTGATCATCACGCTTGGGGCCCGCGGCGTGTGGCTGAGCGAACAGGGCCGGGGCCGGCGCATTCCCGGTTTTGCGGTCAAGGCGGTGGACACCACGGCGGCGGGCGACACCTTTAATGGCGCCCTGCTGGCCGCGCTGCAACAGGGCCTGGCACTGGAGCCGGCGGTGCGCTTTGCTCAGGCGGCGGCGGCCATTTCCGTGACCCGCCCCGGCGCCCAGACCTCGGTGCCCTACCGGGACGAAATCGAGGCGTTGCTGGAGCAAGGTTAA
- the rbsB gene encoding ribose ABC transporter substrate-binding protein RbsB has protein sequence MKKLTSLLSAALVSATLTAGAYAQDTLALVISTLNNPFFVTMKEGAEQKAAELGYKLIVLDSQNDPAKELANVEDLSVRGARVLLINPTDSDAVANAIRLANRAGLPVLTLDRAASRGEVVSHIASDNVAGGKMAGDFIAERVGASARVIQLEGIAGTSAARERGEGFAQAVSEHGFTLLASQPADFDRTKGLNVMENLLTGNPEVQAVFAQNDEMALGAMRALQAANKKDVLIVGFDGTENGIKAVEGGRLAATIAQQPGEIGAIAVETADRVLKGETVASHIPVPLQVIGK, from the coding sequence ATGAAAAAACTGACCTCCCTGCTGTCCGCCGCGCTGGTAAGCGCCACCCTGACCGCCGGCGCCTATGCCCAGGACACCCTGGCACTGGTGATTTCCACCCTCAACAACCCCTTCTTCGTGACCATGAAGGAAGGCGCCGAGCAAAAGGCCGCCGAGCTGGGTTACAAGCTGATCGTGCTCGACTCCCAGAACGACCCCGCCAAGGAGCTGGCCAATGTGGAAGACCTGAGTGTGCGCGGCGCCAGGGTGCTGCTGATCAACCCCACCGACTCCGACGCCGTGGCCAACGCCATTCGCTTGGCCAACCGTGCCGGCCTGCCGGTGCTGACCCTGGACCGCGCCGCCAGCCGGGGCGAGGTGGTGTCCCATATCGCCTCCGACAACGTGGCCGGCGGCAAAATGGCGGGCGACTTTATCGCCGAGCGAGTGGGCGCAAGCGCCCGCGTGATCCAGCTGGAAGGCATTGCCGGCACCAGCGCCGCCCGCGAGCGCGGCGAGGGTTTTGCCCAGGCGGTAAGCGAGCACGGCTTTACCCTGCTGGCCAGCCAGCCCGCCGACTTTGACCGCACCAAGGGCCTGAACGTGATGGAAAACCTGCTCACCGGCAACCCGGAGGTGCAGGCGGTGTTCGCCCAGAACGACGAAATGGCCCTGGGCGCCATGCGCGCGCTGCAGGCCGCCAACAAGAAAGACGTGCTGATCGTGGGGTTTGACGGCACCGAAAACGGCATCAAGGCGGTGGAAGGCGGCCGCCTCGCCGCCACCATCGCCCAGCAGCCCGGTGAAATCGGCGCCATCGCGGTGGAAACCGCCGACCGGGTACTGAAGGGCGAAACCGTGGCCAGCCATATTCCGGTGCCGCTGCAGGTGATCGGCAAGTAA
- the rbsC gene encoding ribose ABC transporter permease — protein sequence MNTALNSGRRWFSKEWLIAQKSLIALILLIGVVSLLSPNFFTVDNLLNILRQTSVNAIIAVGMTLVILTAGIDLSVGSVLALCGAFAASMVSMELSMFITLPAVLLAGFALGGVSGVIVAKGRVQAFIATLVTMTLLRGVTMVYTDGRPISTGFTDTADLFAWFGTGYVFGIPVPVWLMGLTFLGAWYLLNHTRFGRYIYAVGGNEAAARLSGINVARVKMGVYAICGMLSALAAIIVTSRLSSAQPTAGTSYELDAIAAVVLGGTSLAGGRGAIMGTLIGALIIGFLNNALNLLDVSSYYQMIAKASVILLAVLVDNKNK from the coding sequence ATGAACACCGCTCTCAATTCCGGCCGTCGCTGGTTCAGCAAGGAATGGCTGATCGCCCAGAAGTCGCTGATCGCCCTGATCCTGCTGATTGGGGTGGTCTCCCTGCTCAGCCCCAACTTCTTTACCGTGGACAACCTGCTTAACATTCTGCGCCAGACCTCGGTCAACGCCATCATCGCCGTGGGCATGACCCTGGTGATCCTCACCGCCGGCATCGATCTCAGCGTGGGCTCGGTGCTGGCCCTGTGCGGTGCCTTTGCCGCCAGCATGGTGTCGATGGAGCTGTCCATGTTCATCACCCTGCCGGCGGTGCTGCTGGCGGGCTTTGCACTCGGCGGCGTGAGCGGGGTGATCGTGGCCAAGGGCCGGGTACAGGCCTTTATTGCCACCCTGGTAACCATGACCCTGCTGCGCGGCGTAACCATGGTCTATACCGACGGCCGGCCCATTTCCACCGGCTTTACCGATACCGCCGACCTGTTCGCCTGGTTCGGCACCGGTTACGTGTTCGGCATTCCGGTGCCGGTGTGGCTGATGGGCCTGACCTTCCTCGGCGCCTGGTACCTGCTCAACCACACCCGCTTTGGCCGCTATATCTATGCGGTGGGCGGCAACGAGGCCGCGGCCCGGCTGTCGGGCATCAACGTGGCCCGGGTGAAGATGGGCGTGTATGCCATCTGCGGCATGCTGTCGGCGCTGGCGGCCATTATCGTCACCAGCCGGCTGTCGTCGGCCCAGCCCACCGCCGGCACCAGCTACGAGCTGGACGCCATCGCCGCGGTGGTGCTGGGTGGCACCAGTCTGGCCGGCGGCCGGGGCGCCATTATGGGCACCCTGATCGGCGCCCTGATCATCGGCTTTCTCAACAACGCCCTCAACCTGCTCGACGTGTCTTCCTACTACCAGATGATCGCCAAGGCCTCGGTGATCCTGCTGGCGGTGCTGGTCGACAACAAAAACAAGTAA
- the rbsA gene encoding ribose ABC transporter ATP-binding protein RbsA: MNPILSLSGIDKAFPGVKALDQAGLNVYAGQVMALMGENGAGKSTLMKVLTGIYQADAGTIRYRGEERRFKGPRESQQAGIGIIHQELNLLPELTIAENIFLGREPVNAFGKIDWRKLYADAQGLLDRLQIKHSPNTRVGNLSIGAQQMVEIAKALSFNADVIIMDEPTDALTDTETRALFRVIEELRQAGCGIVYISHRLAEIFEICDRITVLRDGRWIGEEAVADIDEDRLIEMMVGRRLDEQYPRLAVDAGKEVLRVEALSGAGVKDVSFTLKEGEILGFSGLMGAGRTELARILCGAERRHAGTVILAGQPYQASTPHQGLEAGIAYISEDRKGDGLVLGLSVQANMSLSALADFCKGPQLDHGAERRAVDEFIRLFNIKTPGREQLIGNLSGGNQQKVAIAKGLMTKPRVLILDEPTRGVDVGAKKEIYQLINRFKQQGMAILLLSSDMPEVLGISDRIMVMHEGRIAGEFKAAEATQEQLLAAAVSQTQQEEMA, from the coding sequence ATGAACCCGATATTGTCTCTTTCCGGCATCGACAAGGCCTTTCCCGGCGTCAAGGCGCTGGATCAGGCCGGCCTCAATGTTTACGCGGGCCAGGTGATGGCCCTGATGGGCGAAAACGGCGCCGGCAAGTCCACCCTGATGAAGGTGCTCACCGGCATTTATCAGGCCGACGCCGGCACCATTCGCTACCGGGGTGAGGAACGCCGCTTTAAAGGCCCGCGCGAGTCGCAACAGGCCGGCATCGGCATTATTCACCAGGAGCTGAACCTGCTGCCGGAGCTGACCATTGCCGAGAACATTTTTCTCGGCCGTGAGCCGGTGAATGCCTTTGGCAAAATCGACTGGCGCAAGCTCTACGCCGACGCCCAGGGGCTGCTGGACCGGCTGCAGATCAAGCACTCGCCCAACACCCGGGTGGGCAACCTCAGCATTGGTGCCCAGCAGATGGTCGAGATCGCCAAGGCGCTGTCGTTCAACGCCGACGTGATCATCATGGACGAGCCCACCGACGCCCTCACCGACACCGAAACCCGGGCCCTGTTCCGGGTGATTGAAGAGCTGCGCCAGGCCGGCTGCGGCATCGTCTATATCTCCCACCGGCTGGCGGAAATTTTTGAAATCTGCGATCGCATTACCGTGCTGCGCGACGGCAGGTGGATTGGCGAGGAAGCGGTGGCCGACATCGACGAGGACCGGCTGATCGAAATGATGGTGGGTCGCCGCCTCGACGAGCAGTACCCTCGCCTGGCGGTGGACGCCGGCAAGGAAGTGCTGCGGGTAGAGGCCCTTTCCGGTGCCGGGGTGAAGGACGTCAGCTTCACCCTCAAGGAAGGTGAAATTCTCGGTTTTTCCGGACTGATGGGCGCCGGCCGCACCGAGCTGGCGCGCATTCTGTGCGGCGCCGAGCGCCGCCACGCCGGCACCGTCATCCTGGCGGGCCAGCCCTACCAGGCCAGCACCCCGCACCAGGGGCTGGAGGCCGGCATTGCCTATATTTCCGAAGACCGCAAGGGCGATGGCCTGGTGCTGGGACTGTCGGTGCAGGCCAACATGAGCCTGTCGGCGCTGGCGGACTTCTGCAAGGGGCCCCAGCTCGATCATGGTGCCGAACGCCGTGCGGTGGACGAGTTTATTCGCCTGTTCAATATCAAGACCCCGGGCCGGGAGCAGCTGATTGGCAACCTCTCCGGTGGCAACCAGCAAAAGGTGGCCATCGCCAAAGGGCTGATGACCAAACCCAGGGTGCTGATCCTGGACGAACCCACCCGGGGCGTGGATGTGGGCGCCAAAAAGGAAATCTACCAGCTGATCAACCGCTTCAAGCAACAGGGCATGGCCATTTTGCTGCTGTCGTCCGACATGCCGGAAGTGCTGGGCATCAGCGATCGCATTATGGTGATGCACGAAGGTCGCATTGCCGGTGAATTCAAGGCCGCCGAGGCCACTCAGGAACAACTGCTGGCCGCCGCCGTGAGCCAGACACAACAAGAGGAAATGGCATGA
- the rbsD gene encoding D-ribose pyranase, producing the protein MKKTTLLNSHLSALVASLGHTDEITLGDAGLPVPAGVERIDLAVSPGLPDLEGTLGALLCELQLEAVVLAEEIKTASPDLHRRLLAQIANAAHDQGRDIAVGYVSHAEFKRRSGHSRAVIRTGECTPYANLLLCAGVPF; encoded by the coding sequence GTGAAAAAAACCACTCTGCTGAACAGCCACCTCTCCGCCCTCGTGGCCAGCCTCGGCCATACCGACGAAATCACCCTGGGGGATGCCGGCCTGCCGGTGCCCGCCGGGGTGGAGCGTATCGATCTGGCGGTCAGTCCCGGTCTGCCGGACCTTGAAGGCACCCTTGGCGCCCTGCTCTGCGAGCTGCAGCTGGAAGCCGTGGTGCTGGCGGAAGAAATCAAGACGGCCAGTCCGGATCTGCACCGGCGTCTGCTGGCACAAATCGCCAACGCCGCCCATGATCAGGGTCGCGACATTGCCGTCGGCTATGTCAGCCATGCCGAGTTCAAGCGGCGCAGCGGCCACAGCCGGGCCGTGATCCGCACCGGTGAATGCACGCCCTACGCCAACCTTCTTCTGTGCGCCGGCGTGCCCTTCTGA
- the miaE gene encoding tRNA isopentenyl-2-thiomethyl-A-37 hydroxylase MiaE has product MTASPLTTEFDTLLAPIHDFLHCATPDAWIAEARKPERLAVLLVDHANCEMKAAMSAHSLVRRYCLPRDKRKLLPSLDFYKSLDALPEKGEVLGKQTLLGDNRRVFDELAKNDLLVKMVRLIQEELHHFEQVLEIMQARNVAYDPLSASRYARGLLAHVRTHEPAAMVDRLIIGAYIEARSCERFARLAPFLDEELSRFYVSLLRSEARHYQDYLTLARDYAGASIDDRVAFFGEREAALIQAPDGLFRFHSGVPA; this is encoded by the coding sequence GTGACCGCCAGCCCGTTAACCACCGAATTCGACACCCTGCTTGCTCCCATTCACGACTTTCTGCACTGCGCCACGCCGGACGCCTGGATAGCCGAGGCACGCAAGCCCGAGCGGCTGGCGGTGCTGCTGGTGGATCACGCCAACTGCGAAATGAAGGCGGCGATGAGCGCCCACAGCCTGGTGCGCCGTTACTGCCTGCCCAGAGACAAGCGCAAGCTGCTGCCCAGCCTCGACTTTTACAAGTCCCTCGACGCCTTGCCGGAAAAGGGCGAAGTGCTGGGCAAGCAGACCCTGCTGGGGGACAACCGCCGGGTGTTTGACGAGCTGGCCAAGAACGATTTGCTGGTGAAAATGGTGCGGCTCATTCAGGAAGAGCTGCATCATTTCGAGCAGGTGCTGGAGATCATGCAGGCCCGTAATGTGGCCTACGACCCCCTGTCGGCGTCCCGCTATGCCAGGGGGCTGCTGGCCCATGTGCGCACCCATGAGCCGGCGGCCATGGTGGACAGGCTGATTATCGGCGCCTATATCGAGGCCCGCTCCTGCGAGCGCTTTGCCCGGCTGGCGCCCTTTCTGGATGAGGAGCTGAGCCGGTTCTATGTGTCGCTGCTGCGCTCGGAAGCCCGTCACTATCAGGACTACCTGACGCTGGCGCGGGACTATGCCGGGGCAAGTATCGATGACCGGGTGGCATTTTTCGGTGAACGGGAAGCGGCGCTGATCCAGGCGCCCGACGGCCTGTTCCGCTTTCACAGCGGTGTGCCGGCCTGA
- a CDS encoding peptide ABC transporter ATP-binding protein, giving the protein MTRPPLLKVDNLSKVFVNHSGLFRKTVKTAFYPLSFTLERGQTLALMGDAGSGKSSLAKVLAGVLPPTQGSIFIDGEKIEAGDYKKRCQLIRMIFQDPNTAFNPRSRIGQILDAPLLLNTELDAEQREALVLDTLRMVGLLPDHYHFYPQMISTGQKQRVALARALILSPSIIVADEAISNLDISVRSQVINLLLSLQENLGLSYVLVANDLGVVRHISDQVILMHEGHVVEAGPTHKVLSNPQSEQAVRLLQSYNNEFRWQPPKN; this is encoded by the coding sequence ATGACCCGCCCGCCCCTGCTCAAGGTGGACAACCTCAGCAAGGTGTTCGTCAATCATTCCGGGCTGTTTCGCAAAACCGTGAAAACCGCCTTTTATCCGCTGTCGTTCACCCTGGAGCGGGGCCAGACCCTGGCGCTGATGGGCGACGCCGGCTCGGGCAAAAGCAGCCTGGCCAAGGTGCTGGCCGGCGTGCTGCCCCCCACCCAGGGCAGCATTTTTATCGACGGGGAAAAAATCGAGGCCGGCGACTACAAAAAGCGCTGCCAGCTTATTCGCATGATTTTTCAGGATCCCAACACCGCCTTCAACCCGCGCAGCCGCATTGGCCAGATCCTGGACGCGCCCCTGCTGCTGAACACGGAGCTCGATGCCGAGCAGCGCGAAGCCCTGGTGCTGGACACCCTGCGCATGGTTGGACTGCTGCCGGATCACTACCACTTCTATCCGCAGATGATCTCCACCGGGCAGAAACAGCGGGTGGCCCTGGCCCGGGCACTGATCCTCTCACCCAGCATCATCGTCGCCGACGAGGCCATTTCCAACCTGGACATTTCGGTACGCTCCCAGGTCATCAACCTGCTGCTGAGCCTGCAGGAAAACCTGGGGCTGTCTTACGTGCTGGTGGCCAACGATCTGGGGGTGGTGCGTCACATCAGCGACCAGGTCATTCTGATGCACGAAGGTCATGTGGTGGAAGCGGGCCCCACCCACAAGGTGCTGAGCAATCCGCAAAGCGAGCAGGCGGTACGCCTGCTGCAAAGCTACAACAATGAATTCCGCTGGCAACCGCCGAAGAACTGA